The Microscilla marina ATCC 23134 genome has a segment encoding these proteins:
- a CDS encoding lipocalin family protein, whose amino-acid sequence MKRTHLFLVLVAMVAVFSQSCKKKNDDNGPVIENTELLKAWKVSNALEGTLDVTAEFSQYRLTLANDGTTKSYTLVDRSGTSTTGTWALSTDKTSLTLTPSTGTAITYSAVSFSATELKYQGSTTGKGGSVTINFTLVPA is encoded by the coding sequence ATGAAAAGAACACATCTATTTTTAGTATTGGTGGCTATGGTGGCCGTTTTTTCTCAAAGTTGCAAAAAGAAGAATGATGACAATGGGCCTGTCATTGAAAATACCGAATTGCTGAAAGCCTGGAAGGTGAGCAATGCCCTGGAGGGCACCCTGGATGTAACGGCTGAGTTTAGCCAATACCGCCTGACCCTTGCCAACGATGGCACCACCAAGAGCTATACCTTGGTCGATCGTTCGGGTACGTCTACTACGGGTACCTGGGCTTTGTCTACCGACAAAACCAGCTTGACCCTTACCCCTTCTACCGGAACTGCCATTACCTATAGTGCGGTGAGCTTTAGTGCAACTGAGCTTAAGTACCAGGGCAGTACTACGGGCAAAGGTGGTTCGGTGACCATCAACTTTACGCTGGTGCCTGCCTAG
- a CDS encoding choice-of-anchor D domain-containing protein, translating to MQRTKFYNAQRLWSILMALCLLAPLQLTAQTTLVLKDSLGNVTDGTGNGEFNAPQGILFNADGSFWVSEGINDRVQKFDKDGNYVSQFGGSGTTNGKLEFPYWLAKDSQGNIFVTDGSNHRIQKFDKDGNYLSQFGTNGNGDGQFNTPRAIVIDASDNIYVVDFNNNRVQKFDKNGTYQSQFGGAGTTDGKFSGPDGMVMDASGNLYVVDRNNDRIQKFDKDGTFLSKFGSTGTGDAQFTKPAGIAIDKDGFIYVSDDDNSNDYIKVFKSDGTFVKKFNSNNAGGTTKSERQLHFDANGQLYISDPLEDRIRIMAPAQEINLKAGTVAIASGSTVDFGSVVVSQSSDKTFTIENLGGIDLTLSGTSGSQVAVSGTNATDFVVTQTSVTDKIAGFSNVTFSVSYKPAGLGSSTATLTIGSNDADEGTYTINLTGTATSNVTGVSPDLKEGILTVGPNPTQGKVRLSIEGKASNKVSYQVVNMQGQTVAKGVPHKGSIDMGQLPAGNYVLLLQIGEEKVARRIQKK from the coding sequence ATGCAACGAACAAAATTCTACAACGCACAAAGGTTATGGAGTATCTTGATGGCACTGTGCCTGCTGGCTCCCCTACAACTGACCGCCCAAACTACTTTGGTGCTCAAAGACTCTTTAGGCAATGTAACCGATGGTACAGGCAACGGAGAGTTTAACGCCCCTCAAGGTATCCTGTTTAATGCTGATGGCAGCTTTTGGGTATCAGAAGGAATAAATGATCGGGTACAAAAGTTCGACAAAGACGGCAATTATGTCTCCCAGTTTGGGGGGTCAGGAACCACCAACGGAAAACTAGAATTTCCTTATTGGCTGGCTAAAGACAGTCAGGGAAATATTTTTGTAACTGATGGTAGTAATCATCGAATCCAAAAGTTTGACAAAGACGGCAATTATCTATCTCAATTCGGCACCAATGGTAATGGTGATGGTCAGTTTAATACTCCTAGAGCAATTGTGATAGATGCTTCAGACAATATCTATGTAGTAGACTTTAATAACAACCGAGTACAAAAGTTTGATAAAAATGGTACGTATCAATCTCAATTTGGCGGCGCAGGCACCACTGACGGAAAGTTTTCTGGTCCCGATGGCATGGTGATGGATGCAAGCGGAAACCTGTATGTGGTAGATAGAAATAACGATAGAATACAGAAGTTTGACAAAGATGGGACGTTTTTGAGCAAATTTGGCAGCACAGGTACAGGAGACGCTCAATTTACCAAGCCCGCAGGCATTGCCATTGACAAGGATGGCTTCATCTATGTATCGGATGATGACAACAGTAACGATTACATCAAAGTTTTTAAAAGCGATGGCACTTTTGTAAAAAAGTTCAACTCGAACAATGCAGGTGGAACTACTAAAAGTGAACGCCAACTACACTTTGATGCTAATGGACAACTTTATATAAGTGATCCTCTTGAAGACAGAATCAGAATAATGGCTCCCGCCCAGGAAATCAATCTCAAAGCAGGCACGGTAGCCATAGCTTCGGGTAGTACGGTAGATTTTGGCAGTGTGGTAGTGAGCCAGTCGAGCGATAAAACTTTCACTATTGAGAATTTGGGCGGCATAGATTTGACTTTGAGTGGTACTTCGGGTAGCCAGGTGGCAGTGAGTGGTACCAATGCCACCGACTTTGTAGTGACCCAAACCAGTGTAACCGATAAAATTGCGGGCTTTAGCAATGTAACGTTTAGCGTAAGCTACAAACCTGCCGGGTTGGGCAGCAGCACCGCCACTTTGACCATTGGCAGCAACGATGCCGACGAAGGCACGTATACGATCAACCTCACGGGCACCGCTACCAGCAATGTAACCGGGGTGAGCCCCGATTTGAAGGAGGGTATTTTGACGGTGGGTCCTAACCCTACCCAAGGCAAGGTACGCTTAAGCATTGAGGGCAAAGCTTCTAACAAGGTAAGCTACCAGGTGGTAAATATGCAGGGACAAACCGTGGCGAAGGGTGTGCCCCACAAAGGAAGCATTGATATGGGCCAGTTGCCCGCGGGGAACTATGTGTTGCTGTTGCAAATTGGCGAAGAAAAGGTAGCCCGTAGAATTCAAAAAAAATAG